Within the Pygocentrus nattereri isolate fPygNat1 chromosome 28, fPygNat1.pri, whole genome shotgun sequence genome, the region cgtgttgagttcagtacagagctggtgtgtgtggttggtggagtttagtggtagatgttgatctcgtgttgagttcagtacagagctggtgtgtgtggttggtggagtttagtggtagatgttattctcgtgttgagttcagtacagagctggtgtgtgtggttggtggagtttagtggtagatgttgatctcgtgttgagttcagtacagagctggtgctTCGCTGCGGAGGGGTCAGTCCCACCGCCGCTGTACATACAGACCCGGTTACAAACTCGCTTTAAGATTAAACTACTCTTCAATTCCAGCACAGCTCAGATACAGAACAGCAGCTCCTCATACGAGTTATTCGCAGTAGGGGTGCAGGAAGTGATCTCTACTACAAGTTTAAAGGTCTAGATATTTTAAATGGTTGCCAGATATTGTAATAGTATGAAACGGTGAGACCAGTGTTTTATATGCCCTGCTGAAAAATCCAGATCAGGACTAGTTTTACTGGTTGCTGGTTTCAGCTGGTAAAATCATACCCGTTGCTAATTAGCAAGCTGGTTAAGCAGCTTCTGACCAGCATAGTACAGTCCAGTGCTTTTCAAACATGGCCCTGTGGACCCACTGCCCTTCATATTTCAGAGCTCTTCCTGTTTAACACAGCCACTTTAACTCAGGAAcggctgttaatgagctgattagttggatcagttGTGATGGGAGCTGGGAcaccaggaccaggactgaaaaacactgatgtACATTTGATTTGGTCATACTGGTCAACCAGCTCGGTCTTGCATAATCAAGCACGGTCATACTGGTGGTCTGTCTCGGTCAGCTCGATCATGCAAGTAGACCAGATAAACCATTAAACTCATAAAAACACAGGATCTAAACTGCTTAACCAGCTCGAGCTGTTTCCTGTCGTGTTGGTCTCTCAGATAGAAGAGATTTCATGTTACACCCAACAAAATGTGAAGTGCAGTAGAAGTTGATTTCCTTTTGTGTAACAGCTGTAGTACAAGTATCTCTGAACAACAAAGCTTTGTACTTAGAATAATTACAGTACTTTACTGATGAATTGCAAATGTGTCTTAGTAGATGGATGATGTGGTgatttgtttctcttttcagaGCATGGAGAACACAAAGCCTGTTGGCAGAGTGAGGCCAAACAAGAAGGTATGTAACACAGCTTTCatcaaatgaatattttaaggaataatttagcataaaataaaacctaGATGGCTGAGACATGTTTGAAGTCAGAATTTTGCTTCGTTATAGTTGATCTAGGCTGCGAGGCCtttttactgtgtaaaaatcatcaaaactTCTCCAAGTGCATCTATTTGTTAGTTAAGGCcataaaagttaataaaaatgaaatgagttGTCAAAAACGCTGCCCAGTAAGAGTGCTGATCTAGTATCTGCTTTAGTGACCATGATCGTAAATAGGGAAGagtctgatctgagatcagtccTCTGATTTACCAGTTAAGTTcagaagttttttttagttcagtatctactgtatcCAGAGGCACAGCCACTAGTCTGTGGGATCATTGTTATAACTTATAATGAGTTGAGAAAAGGGTTGTagattgatttttattgaatgcAGTTGGGGCTGTTTGGTGGACTAATGGGATGTAGTCCTCACAGCTGCAGTTCTAAACTCAAGGAGCAAATTTTAGACTCCAAATGTGTCTTTGGCAGATTTTTATGTTTAAGTTAATCCAGTTTAATTTGACTGTTTaattattcttgtttttttaatgtttctgtgaCAGGCTGAGCAGGAAGAGAGTGACGACTCCATTAATTTGTCTGAAGAGGATCTGGTGTCATCACATTCGGAATATGAACCTGATGGCAGCGAGTCTGACTCTGAAAGTTGTCTCTCCCTTTCAACCCAGCTGTCTTCCAGCTCGGTCCTGTCCAAGGAAGTTGAAAACGGTACGTCCatgtcaacaaaacaaaaaaaatcaaagattacagtaaaatgcaGCACAAAAACTGACAATGGCAAACGGATCTGGAACAAGAAACATTTTTGTCTGTACTGTAAAAAACCAAACAGTAAAATAGCTCGCCACTTGGAAAGAAAACATGGTGAAGAAACGGAGGTTGCCCAAGCTCTAAGTTTTCCTAAAGGGTCCAAGCGAAGGGCagctttgcttgaggaaattcgAAACAAAGGGGACTTTGAGCACAATATAGACGTTCTTGAGAATGgtgatgggcagctgatcaccTGGCGACAACCCAAGGCCAACGCAAGTCCAAACAATTACCTGCCATGTCCCCAGTGTTGgggattttttgttaaaacagaTCTGTGGAAGCACGAGATTTCCTGTAGGGTAAGGCAAGCAAAGAACTTAAAGAAGACAAAAAGGATTCAGTCATGTGCATCCCGCCTAGTTCCAGTGTCATCTTCAGTTTCTTCAGGCTGCAAGGATGTGTTACACAGTATGCATCAAGATGAGATCAGCATTTGTGTCAGAAATGACCCTCTCATTTGTAAATTTggagatgttttatttgaaaaacacgGACATAACAAATTTCAACATTCCTACATCGCTCAGAAAATGCGAGAGCTAGGGAGGTTTTTGATAGCCGCCAGAGAGATTGATAACAGTGTATGTATGCTCCAAGATGTCCTTGTGCCAGGAAAATTCCAAACTGTTGTGGAAGCGACAAGAACAGTCAGTGGCTTTATGGCTTCACAGAACGAGTATAAGACACCTTCTCTAGCATGTAAAATTGGATATTCGCTCAAGAGAGCAGCGGAAATACTGGTAGGGGAGAGCCTAATAAGTGGAAACACTAGAACAGAGAGGGATGCAAAGAAGTTCATTGAGGTGATGGAGACACAGTGGAACACCTATGTGTCAGGACGTGCCCTTAACACTCTAAAAACAGCCAAGTGGAACAAAGATGAAATGATTCCCCTGACTGAAGATATCATGAAGTTGCAGAAACATCTTAAAGCACTGGAAAAAGATGCAGTGCTTGGACTCTCGGTTGCACCCAGTGTTTCAGACTGGAAGAAACTTTGTCAGAGCCTTCTCACACAGATAATCCTCTTCAATagaaggagggaaggagaagCCTCAAAATTACTCCTGGCAACATACCAAACACGGAACAGAGCTCCAGCTCACCCAGAAGTGTACGAGAGCCTTTCCAAACTTGAAAAGTCACTTGTCAACAACTTCACGCGACTGGAGATACGAGGGAAGAGAGAGCGAAAAGTCCCATTGCTCCTCACACATGACATGGAGGCATCGATAGACATTCTGATAAGCAACCGAACTGCAGTAGGTATCTGCAGTGAAAACCCTTTTGTGTTTGCCCGAATTTCAGGAACCAGCCATATGAGAGGGTCAGACTGCCTCCGCCAATTTTCATTGGAATGCCAGGCCAAACATCCAGAGTGTTTAAGATCCACCAGATTAAGGAAGCACATAGCCACTCTTTGCCAAATGATGAACTTGAAAAATTCAGAAATGGATCAGGTGGCAAAGTTCATGGGTCACGATATACGTGTCCACCGTGAATATTACAGACTCTCTGAAAACACCATTCAGCTTGCTAAAATTAGCAAACTGTTGATTGCCATAGAGAAAGGAAATCACACTTATCTGGGACGGTCTCTagaggagctggagctggatgGAGACACTCTGGATGGTGAAAAATCAGGTATGTTACCTACTGTCAGTAGTACAGTGATTCCCAAACGGATTGTCAGGACACGTTTATATCAGCGTATCGTATATTTGATGGTTGTCTTGTACAGGGACTTTGTATGTGATGTGTTCAAACTGTaatatgaactgaattaaagtaattagaaatatttattGTGCAAATTGGTAGGTTTTAGCTGAACAGTATAAATACATGTTAGCTAATAAGCTTTCTAACCCCTACCACACCATGACATCGGGCGCCACGTCATTGTGGTGTGACGGCAATGGGCAGTATATAGCAAACGGCCTCACAAGCCTGGACCTTATGTAGACGTTTGCCCAATGTACTGGATGAACTGTATTTCcaatgttttgatttatttcagatGGTGAATGTCCGCCAGGCGAAAAGAAGCAAAAGACATCCTCGAGAGCTCCATCCCCTCAGGATCATTTGGAGACGGGTGTCGAGGGTTCTTGTGGAGAACAACAATCAGGTATGTCAGTGTATCAGAGTAGTGTTTTCCAGTGTGCGCAATgcatttctgttaaatgttgtATTCTGTCTGACTCAGATCTAGTAActgatatgttgtgtttggtTATTTGTGTTATTCCAGATGGTGAATGTCTGCCAGgcaaaaagaaggaaaagaggtCCTCAAAGGCTTCATCCCCGAAAGATAAGTTAGCAACATGTGAAGAGGATTCTTGTGGAGAAGAAAAATCAAGTATGGGAAAGTAGTACAgagacacattttcagttttccaacAGTTCAGATCAGTGACATGCAGTTCAGTTAAAAATTAGCAGCTCTGCCTTCAGACTTTCTTCttctatatagatatatagataggaATATCCAGCtcctgctgatttttcaggaaAACTTTTTTGCTGTGATTCTCCCGTTCTGCCGTGTGTCAGATGTGTTCTATCGGACTCCTAGTAactgatatgttttgttttgttccagaCCGTGAATGTTCGCCAGTCAAAAAGAAGCAAAAGATGTCCTCTGGAGCGTCATCCCAAGAAGATCATTTGGAGACAAGTGACAAGGATACTTCTGCAGAACAACAATCAGGTATGTCATTGTAGCAGAGTCATGTTTTCAGCTTTCCAATGTGCAATTTGCAGTGTGCAGTGTAGTTGTAATAGAATCAACACTGTGCAGTGCATTCAGAAAGTATTCACCGCGCTTCACGTTTTCCACATTCTCTTATGTTACAGTCTAATTCCAAATTCAAGTTCTACACACAATACCCCAcaatgacaaagtgaaaaaagtttgtttgaattttttgcaaatttatttaaaataaaaaacaataaaatcacatGTACATAAGTATCACAGCTGAACTCCTGAATGCCAAGCATCATgtctggaggaaaccaggcactgctcatcacctgGCCAATACGATCCCTAcggtgaagcatggtggtggcagtatcatgCTGTAGGGTTGTTTTTTGGCAGCATAAACTGGGAGACTAGTCAGTGtcgagggaaagatgaatgcagaaatgtacagagacatccttgaagaaaacctgctccagagtgCTCTGGATCTCAGACTGGGGCGAAGATTCATCTTCCAACAGGATAACAACCCtaaacacacagccaagataacaaaggagtggcttcgggACGACTCTGTGAATGTTCTGGattggcccagccagagcccagacttgaaccTGATttaacatctctggagagatctgaaaatggctgtgcaccgACGCtccccatccaacctgatggagcttgagAGGTTCTGCCTCTCAAGAATGGGAGAAACTGCCCAAACACAGGTTGTAGCATCATACTCAAAAAGACGTGAGGCTGtaattgctgccaaaggtgcttCTACAAAGTATTGAGCAAAGGCTGTGATACTTATGTACATGggattttagttttttgttttttatttttaataaatttgtaataaattaaaacaaacttttttcactttgtcattatgGGGTACTActgtgtgtagaattttgagggaataaattaatttaatccattttggaataagaccataaaatgtgaaaaaagtgaagcgctgtgaaaaCCTGTCAGTACCTACCAAAGATTCTCCAAGGAAGGTGCACACTGCCACAATGCAAATGATTCCAGAATGGTTCTAGGAACACAACAATGAGTTCAAGCTCAATGTTTTGGTCCAATCCAGTATCTGgggaatattttggacaaacaAGTTTGATCCATGGAGACCCCACCTAACAACTTACAGGACTTGcttaaaggatctgctgctaacGTTAGtcttggtgccagataccaTAAAACACTTAGAAGTCTTGTGGAGGCCATGCCTCAAATGCTCAAGCCTGTTGTTGTGGCTTTTATGAAGAATGTTGATGGGGTTTGTGGTGTGAGTGCACCACATAATTTAATGTGACTGCTGTCCAGTGTATTTGACCACCCAAACTCAAGatcaaaatgattttgtatAGACTTGCAGTACAcagtttgtattttgttttctagAGAACGTTCGTTCCCCTGTCCGAAAGAAGAGGCCTTCCTCCAGGACTCAAAATGCAGACCTTGTTGAAGATGTAGAGACAAGAAAATCAGGTAAGTTACAACAATTAAGCCCTTTGAGATTTCCTTTCCAAGTGTCTGgtttattagaagcacctatATTGTAGCTTCATCATGTCCATCTACAGTTGTGTGGAACAGGCAACTTTGGCTTTTTTTATAAAGGCCTTGGGCAGATTCTCAAAAGTAGTCTAATCATTAGCATCTGGTCAAGTTAACCTGACTTACAAACCTTTTTTGTTTGGGATCACTTTACTGGGATGGTCCATTGTAGATGCTCAAGTGACATTCAACTGAATAGTAATTAAATACAAGTTTAATGTAAATGATGGTCCATAGAATCTCAAACTatacctaaccctaaccctaaacttaacctggAATCAAGCCTAAAGCCTACACCTAAGCTTGGCAAtggagctgggcaatatgacaatattttatggTGTCATGATAAATTTGTTCTCAATATAGATGATATACTTTTCTGATCATATGGATATCATCAGTGCATAAAACACTggccaactgcatgtttcattagagAGTGTaattagtgctgtttaatgGGAAAAAgtgcaacacattttaaatatttactcatCGTACTGCGACTAATGATCTGTGTGTCAAAATCTCACTGTAACACTACGTGTAAATATcatgatttaatatttttaccATAGCGCCCAGGCCTTGACCTTGAATCAACCCTAAAACCTAAACAGAATCTTTTACTTAACCTAAAATGAAACCCAACCATAGCTCTTACTCGTGAAagattgaggttagggttaggggtatggttaagtttagggttataTTCAATAGAGAGTTATTTACGTTCAGCTTAGCGTTCAGACGCATTTAATAGAAATTCTGTTGAATGTCATTTGAATGTTAGTTGAGCAACGGTGATGCATCTACAATGAACCATCCTAGTAAAGTgaaaccatttatttttatatgactgGGTGTGCTGCGTTGCTATATATTTACTCGCTGTCATTCATGTCGTGCTGCACAGGTTATCAGTCCTCTCTACCGAGTATCTCACTGTAACTGAGTGTCGACCTGTAGAtagatatgtaaatatgtatctGCTTGGCATGGTATGGACATCCTTTGTATCTGCAATACTGGAGAAAATGCcctctattttatttattaaccttattttaaaaactaaaattcaTTGCATCTGTCTGTGCTTTTTGTTTCAGATCGTAAACACACA harbors:
- the LOC119262660 gene encoding uncharacterized protein LOC119262660 isoform X2, producing the protein MDRFITRLKKLREHHKKQEEKYQHILNQQEKEQQKTLELLNKSMENTKPVGRVRPNKKAEQEESDDSINLSEEDLVSSHSEYEPDGSESDSESCLSLSTQLSSSSVLSKEVENGTSHMRGSDCLRQFSLECQAKHPECLRSTRLRKHIATLCQMMNLKNSEMDQVAKFMGHDIRVHREYYRLSENTIQLAKISKLLIAIEKGNHTYLGRSLEELELDGDTLDGEKSDGECPPGEKKQKTSSRAPSPQDHLETGVEGSCGEQQSDGECLPGKKKEKRSSKASSPKDKLATCEEDSCGEEKSNRECSPVKKKQKMSSGASSQEDHLETSDKDTSAEQQSENVRSPVRKKRPSSRTQNADLVEDVETRKSDRKHTVQPRRPWTDREKEAVWRHLTKYRALKNVPGKADCLRCIQAELALKTRTWKDIKNFVYNSITTEKRKAASLITKT
- the LOC119262660 gene encoding uncharacterized protein LOC119262660 isoform X1, which gives rise to MDDVVICFSFQSMENTKPVGRVRPNKKAEQEESDDSINLSEEDLVSSHSEYEPDGSESDSESCLSLSTQLSSSSVLSKEVENGTSMSTKQKKSKITVKCSTKTDNGKRIWNKKHFCLYCKKPNSKIARHLERKHGEETEVAQALSFPKGSKRRAALLEEIRNKGDFEHNIDVLENGDGQLITWRQPKANASPNNYLPCPQCWGFFVKTDLWKHEISCRVRQAKNLKKTKRIQSCASRLVPVSSSVSSGCKDVLHSMHQDEISICVRNDPLICKFGDVLFEKHGHNKFQHSYIAQKMRELGRFLIAAREIDNSVCMLQDVLVPGKFQTVVEATRTVSGFMASQNEYKTPSLACKIGYSLKRAAEILVGESLISGNTRTERDAKKFIEVMETQWNTYVSGRALNTLKTAKWNKDEMIPLTEDIMKLQKHLKALEKDAVLGLSVAPSVSDWKKLCQSLLTQIILFNRRREGEASKLLLATYQTRNRAPAHPEVYESLSKLEKSLVNNFTRLEIRGKRERKVPLLLTHDMEASIDILISNRTAVGICSENPFVFARISGTSHMRGSDCLRQFSLECQAKHPECLRSTRLRKHIATLCQMMNLKNSEMDQVAKFMGHDIRVHREYYRLSENTIQLAKISKLLIAIEKGNHTYLGRSLEELELDGDTLDGEKSDGECPPGEKKQKTSSRAPSPQDHLETGVEGSCGEQQSDGECLPGKKKEKRSSKASSPKDKLATCEEDSCGEEKSNRECSPVKKKQKMSSGASSQEDHLETSDKDTSAEQQSENVRSPVRKKRPSSRTQNADLVEDVETRKSDRKHTVQPRRPWTDREKEAVWRHLTKYRALKNVPGKADCLRCIQAELALKTRTWKDIKNFVYNSITTEKRKAASLITKT
- the LOC119262660 gene encoding claspin-like isoform X3 codes for the protein MDRFITRLKKLREHHKKQEEKYQHILNQQEKEQQKTLELLNKSMENTKPVGRVRPNKKAEQEESDDSINLSEEDLVSSHSEYEPDGSESDSESCLSLSTQLSSSSVLSKEVENDGECPPGEKKQKTSSRAPSPQDHLETGVEGSCGEQQSDGECLPGKKKEKRSSKASSPKDKLATCEEDSCGEEKSNRECSPVKKKQKMSSGASSQEDHLETSDKDTSAEQQSENVRSPVRKKRPSSRTQNADLVEDVETRKSDRKHTVQPRRPWTDREKEAVWRHLTKYRALKNVPGKADCLRCIQAELALKTRTWKDIKNFVYNSITTEKRKAASLITKT